A window of the Dickeya dianthicola NCPPB 453 genome harbors these coding sequences:
- a CDS encoding phage virion morphogenesis protein — protein MSTVSVTINDRELRRGLRALEMAATDMTPAMRKIAGTLQTETALNFGDEGRPKWLVSLAAEDRSGQTLRETGRLAASVSTDYDSSHATIGTNVVYAAIHQFGGKTGRNESVELPARPYLPIDADGELQPETVRSVLDTIQRHLESAAHG, from the coding sequence ATGAGTACGGTCTCTGTCACTATCAATGACCGCGAGCTGCGGCGCGGGTTGCGTGCGCTGGAGATGGCGGCAACAGACATGACCCCGGCGATGCGTAAAATTGCTGGCACGTTGCAGACGGAAACTGCACTGAATTTTGGCGATGAGGGGCGGCCGAAGTGGCTGGTGTCACTGGCCGCAGAAGACCGCAGTGGTCAGACGCTGAGAGAAACGGGCAGGCTGGCTGCGTCAGTATCGACAGACTATGATTCCAGTCATGCAACTATCGGCACCAATGTTGTCTATGCCGCTATCCATCAGTTTGGCGGCAAGACTGGCCGTAATGAGTCGGTCGAGTTACCTGCCCGCCCGTACCTGCCGATTGATGCCGACGGTGAGCTGCAACCCGAGACAGTCCGCTCGGTTCTCGATACGATACAGCGGCACCTTGAATCAGCGGCTCACGGTTGA
- a CDS encoding phage head morphogenesis protein produces MSATAADLAYCMTLPPKRAMQYLRKKGFAISWDWEEVWQEAHARAFTVAKVTRLDILEDIRAALQQALDEGKTGNWFRKELEPVLQRKGWWGPRDTTDPVTGEPVTIQQGSPWRLDTIFRTNMSVLYSAGRWAEQMENVDDRPFWMYTGINDSHTRKSHLQLHGKVFRFDDPFWQAFYPPNGWRCRCSVIALSRDDIRARGMKVIESANMMGWSLKLVSEKTGEMQQVATFKSGGHEVSTDVGWSYAPGAAYRPDLARYRGPLSGLAKQELTQ; encoded by the coding sequence ATGAGCGCAACAGCGGCTGATCTGGCGTACTGCATGACCCTGCCGCCGAAGCGTGCCATGCAGTATCTGCGTAAAAAAGGGTTTGCGATTAGCTGGGACTGGGAAGAAGTCTGGCAGGAGGCCCACGCCAGGGCGTTCACCGTGGCCAAAGTCACCCGGCTGGATATCCTGGAAGATATCCGCGCCGCCTTACAACAGGCACTGGACGAGGGCAAAACCGGCAACTGGTTCCGCAAGGAGCTGGAGCCTGTTTTGCAGCGCAAAGGCTGGTGGGGGCCGCGAGACACGACAGACCCGGTGACGGGTGAGCCGGTCACTATTCAGCAGGGCAGCCCGTGGCGGCTCGATACCATCTTCCGTACCAATATGTCTGTGCTCTACAGTGCAGGCCGCTGGGCAGAGCAGATGGAAAACGTCGATGACCGTCCGTTCTGGATGTATACCGGCATCAACGACAGTCATACCCGCAAAAGCCACCTGCAACTGCACGGCAAAGTATTTAGGTTCGATGACCCGTTCTGGCAAGCGTTCTATCCGCCGAACGGGTGGCGCTGTCGCTGTTCGGTGATTGCGCTGAGTCGTGATGATATCCGTGCGCGTGGCATGAAGGTTATTGAGTCTGCCAATATGATGGGCTGGTCGTTGAAACTGGTCAGCGAAAAAACCGGTGAAATGCAGCAGGTCGCTACGTTCAAAAGCGGTGGTCATGAGGTGTCAACGGATGTGGGCTGGTCATATGCGCCGGGTGCGGCGTACCGGCCTGACCTGGCACGGTATCGTGGCCCGTTGTCAGGGCTGGCAAAACAGGAGTTAACACAATGA
- a CDS encoding peptidase, whose protein sequence is MPLHIFKSGTHTDMHGTTLPFTPADLAACAAAYDPAVHEAPIVVGHPKTDDPAYGWVASLSATGSDLLAEPAQVDPQFAELVTAGRYKKISASFYLPDSPNNPKPGVLYLRHVGFLGAQPPSIKGLRSAAFGEQETGVVEFADWGLMTSASLFSRLRDFIISKFGLEDADAVLPPWQLDALRDEANRDDAKDPPAAFSEPPHLPSNEDSTVTEDEIKAMQAENARLKADAEARAKADAQRRQETVHTSNTAFAETLVANGTLAPAAQSVVVALLDAVSTGDKPMEFSEGDVTRPLATAFKDLLSGATPVLLFGESATKVRVQDNHAVPVEAEFAEADPARLALHNKAKALAKAEGISYDAAVARCL, encoded by the coding sequence ATGCCTTTACACATCTTCAAATCCGGCACCCATACCGACATGCACGGCACGACATTGCCGTTTACGCCTGCTGATTTGGCTGCGTGTGCAGCAGCATATGACCCGGCAGTGCATGAAGCGCCGATTGTGGTGGGCCATCCGAAGACGGATGACCCCGCCTATGGCTGGGTTGCGTCACTGTCGGCAACGGGCAGTGACCTGCTCGCCGAACCGGCGCAGGTTGACCCCCAGTTCGCCGAGCTGGTCACCGCCGGGCGCTATAAAAAAATCTCCGCGTCGTTCTATCTCCCGGACAGCCCGAACAACCCGAAACCGGGCGTGCTGTATTTGCGTCACGTCGGGTTTCTCGGCGCACAGCCGCCGTCCATCAAAGGGCTACGCTCTGCGGCGTTTGGTGAGCAGGAAACCGGCGTTGTTGAGTTCGCTGACTGGGGGCTGATGACCAGTGCCAGCCTGTTCAGCCGTTTGCGCGATTTCATCATCAGCAAGTTCGGTCTGGAAGACGCAGATGCTGTGTTGCCGCCCTGGCAACTGGATGCCCTGCGCGATGAAGCCAACCGTGACGACGCGAAAGACCCCCCGGCGGCGTTTAGCGAGCCGCCACATTTACCATCAAACGAGGATTCGACAGTGACAGAAGACGAAATTAAAGCGATGCAGGCAGAGAACGCCCGGCTGAAAGCCGACGCGGAAGCACGGGCGAAAGCCGACGCGCAGCGTCGTCAGGAAACGGTTCACACCAGCAATACGGCGTTTGCAGAAACCCTGGTGGCGAACGGCACACTGGCACCGGCTGCACAGTCGGTGGTTGTCGCGCTGCTGGATGCGGTTTCAACGGGCGACAAGCCGATGGAGTTCTCCGAAGGCGACGTGACCCGACCGCTGGCGACAGCGTTCAAAGACCTGCTGAGTGGCGCTACGCCTGTGCTGCTGTTTGGTGAGAGCGCAACTAAGGTGCGTGTGCAAGACAACCATGCCGTACCTGTCGAAGCGGAGTTCGCAGAAGCCGACCCGGCTCGACTGGCTCTGCACAACAAGGCTAAGGCACTCGCTAAAGCTGAAGGCATCAGCTACGACGCTGCTGTCGCCCGCTGCCTGTAA